One segment of Streptomyces sp. NBC_01463 DNA contains the following:
- the nuoH gene encoding NADH-quinone oxidoreductase subunit NuoH, with protein sequence MSAFAQLAAAPHGAVLAAEDLSMFGTDPWWLVVIKAVFCFAFLMVTVLFSIVWERKVVAWMQLRIGPNRHGPWGMLQSLADGIKLMLKEDVIVKRADKVVYVLAPIIAAIPAFMAIAVIPFGPSGNEVSIFGHRTAMQLTDLPIAMLYILAVASVGIYGIVLAGWSSGSTYPLLGGLRSCAQMISYEIAMGAAFASVFLYSGSMSTSKIVEAQEDRWFIILLPVSFIIYIITMVGETNRAPFDMPESEGDLVGGFNTEYSSIKFAMFMLAEYVNMVTVSAVSTTLFLGGWRAPWPISTFWEGANHGWWPMLWFVIKVQLLLFFFIWLRGTLPRVRYDQLMKLGWKVLIPVSVVWLMLVATVRALRNEGYDFSRILLYVAGAVIAVLLISFVVDIFRDRKGREAAARAEPEPAFDPMAGGFPVPPLPGQTLPPVPRRRPRRERELVVSGGVDTQSDGIPSDGKEAGGV encoded by the coding sequence GTGAGTGCCTTCGCTCAACTGGCCGCGGCACCGCACGGCGCCGTGCTCGCCGCCGAGGACCTGTCGATGTTCGGCACCGACCCCTGGTGGCTCGTCGTCATCAAGGCGGTCTTCTGCTTCGCGTTCCTGATGGTGACCGTGCTCTTCTCCATCGTGTGGGAGCGCAAGGTCGTCGCCTGGATGCAGCTGCGCATCGGTCCCAACCGGCACGGCCCCTGGGGCATGCTCCAGTCGCTCGCCGACGGCATCAAGCTGATGCTGAAGGAAGACGTCATCGTCAAGCGGGCGGACAAGGTCGTCTACGTCCTCGCCCCGATCATCGCGGCGATCCCGGCGTTCATGGCGATCGCGGTCATCCCGTTCGGACCGTCCGGCAACGAGGTCTCGATCTTCGGGCACCGTACGGCGATGCAGCTCACCGACCTGCCGATCGCGATGCTCTACATCCTCGCGGTCGCCTCGGTCGGGATCTACGGCATCGTGCTGGCGGGCTGGTCCTCCGGTTCGACGTACCCACTGCTCGGCGGGCTCCGCTCGTGCGCCCAGATGATCAGTTACGAGATCGCGATGGGTGCCGCGTTCGCCTCCGTCTTCCTCTACTCCGGGTCGATGTCGACCTCGAAGATCGTGGAGGCGCAGGAGGACCGCTGGTTCATCATCCTGCTGCCGGTCTCCTTCATCATCTACATCATCACCATGGTCGGGGAGACCAACCGCGCCCCGTTCGACATGCCGGAGTCCGAGGGCGACCTGGTCGGCGGCTTCAACACCGAGTACTCGTCGATCAAGTTCGCGATGTTCATGCTCGCCGAGTACGTCAACATGGTGACCGTCTCCGCGGTGTCCACGACCCTGTTCCTGGGCGGCTGGCGGGCCCCGTGGCCGATCAGCACCTTCTGGGAGGGCGCGAACCACGGCTGGTGGCCCATGCTCTGGTTCGTCATCAAGGTCCAGCTGCTGCTGTTCTTCTTCATCTGGCTGCGCGGCACGCTGCCCCGGGTCCGCTACGACCAGCTGATGAAGCTGGGCTGGAAGGTCCTGATCCCGGTCTCCGTCGTCTGGCTGATGCTGGTCGCGACGGTGCGGGCGCTGCGCAACGAGGGCTACGACTTCTCCAGGATCCTGCTCTACGTGGCCGGGGCCGTGATCGCGGTCCTGCTGATCTCCTTCGTGGTCGACATCTTCCGGGACCGGAAGGGCAGGGAAGCCGCCGCCCGGGCGGAACCGGAGCCGGCGTTCGACCCGATGGCGGGCGGATTCCCGGTGCCACCGCTGCCCGGACAGACCCTGCCGCCCGTGCCCCGGCGCAGGCCGCGCCGCGAGCGGGAGCTCGTTGTCAGTGGCGGCGTGGATACTCAGAGTGACGGAATTCCGAGCGACGGAAAGGAGGCCGGCGGTGTCTGA
- the nuoI gene encoding NADH-quinone oxidoreductase subunit NuoI, whose product MAGFGVTFKAMFKKRLTEQYPETPKVTAPRFHGRHQLNRHPDGLEKCVGCELCAWACPADAIYVEGADNTEEERYSPGERYGRVYQINYARCILCGLCIEACPTRALTMTNEFELANTTRESLIYTKDELLAGLEEGMVDSPHAIFPGTDEQDYYRGLVTEAAPGTERQPAVSKGEKPDDGDSESNGSTREVDA is encoded by the coding sequence GTGGCCGGCTTCGGCGTGACCTTCAAGGCCATGTTCAAGAAGCGGCTGACCGAGCAGTATCCGGAGACGCCGAAGGTGACGGCGCCGCGCTTCCACGGCCGGCACCAGCTCAACCGCCACCCGGACGGCCTGGAGAAGTGCGTCGGCTGCGAGCTGTGCGCCTGGGCCTGCCCGGCGGACGCGATCTACGTCGAGGGCGCGGACAACACCGAGGAGGAGCGCTACTCCCCGGGGGAGCGCTACGGCCGCGTCTACCAGATCAACTACGCGCGCTGCATCCTCTGCGGACTGTGCATCGAGGCGTGCCCGACCCGGGCGCTCACGATGACCAACGAGTTCGAGCTCGCCAACACCACCCGCGAGAGCCTCATCTACACCAAGGACGAGCTGCTCGCGGGCCTGGAGGAAGGCATGGTCGACAGCCCGCACGCGATCTTCCCCGGCACGGACGAACAGGACTACTACCGGGGCCTGGTCACCGAGGCCGCCCCCGGCACGGAACGCCAGCCCGCCGTCTCCAAGGGCGAGAAGCCGGACGACGGTGACAGCGAGAGCAACGGCTCGACGCGGGAGGTGGACGCATGA
- a CDS encoding NADH-quinone oxidoreductase subunit G yields the protein MTVTTSAPSGGGEAALPPEDLVTLTIDGIEISVPKGTLVIRAAELLGIEIPRFCDHPLLDPAGACRQCIVEVEGQRKPMASCTITCTDGMVVKSQITSPVADKAQRGVMELLLINHPLDCPVCDKGGECPLQNQAMSHGDATSRFDGKKRTYEKPVPISTQVLLDRERCVLCARCTRFSNQVAGDPMIELIERGALQQVGTGEGDPFESYFSGNTIQICPVGALTSAAYRFRSRPFDLVSSPSVCEHCAGGCATRTDHRRGKVMRRLASNDPEVNEEWLCDKGRFGFRYAQQRDRLTTPLVRGESGELEPASWPEALAAAAAGLSAARGRTGVLTGGRLTVEDAYAYSKFARIALDTNDIDFRARVHSGEEADFLAARVAGRGRDLDGRGVTYTSLEKAPAVLLVGFESEEEAPGVFLRLRKANRKSGQRTYAVASHATRGLTKAGGTLLPAAPGTETEWLDAIAGGVGLDGDGAAAAEALRGAGALIVVGERLAGVPGGLTAAVRAATATGATLVWIPRRAGERGAVEAGALPSLLPGGRQATDPRARDEVAAVWGVAELPSRFGRDTGQIVEAAATGELGALLVAGVETDDLPDPARALEALDQVGFLVSLELRPSEVTDRADVVFPVAAVAEKSGTFLNWEGRARMFEAALKPEQMTRNLAPGDARVLHMLADALDVHFALPDLKSVRRELDRLGGSQGTHADDPRVSAQPLPRPGDGEAVLAGHRMLLDLGRLQEGDEALAGTRHAAVARLSADTAAETGVKDGDVLSVSGPAGSVQLPLQVTEMPDRVVWVPLNSVGRGVPAGTGVQPGGLVRIGPAAPGTPDVTPEVGA from the coding sequence ATGACAGTCACCACGAGTGCGCCCTCCGGGGGCGGCGAGGCGGCGCTCCCGCCCGAGGACCTCGTCACGCTGACCATCGACGGCATCGAGATCAGCGTGCCCAAGGGCACCCTGGTCATCCGGGCCGCCGAACTCCTCGGCATCGAGATCCCGCGCTTCTGCGACCACCCGCTCCTCGACCCGGCCGGCGCCTGCCGCCAGTGCATCGTCGAGGTCGAGGGCCAGCGCAAGCCGATGGCGTCCTGCACCATCACCTGCACCGACGGCATGGTCGTCAAGTCGCAGATCACCTCGCCGGTCGCCGACAAGGCGCAGCGCGGCGTGATGGAGCTGCTCCTCATCAACCACCCGCTGGACTGTCCGGTCTGCGACAAGGGCGGCGAGTGCCCGCTGCAGAACCAGGCGATGTCGCACGGCGACGCGACCTCCCGCTTCGACGGGAAGAAGCGCACGTACGAGAAGCCCGTCCCGATCTCCACCCAGGTGCTGCTGGACCGTGAGCGGTGCGTGCTCTGCGCCCGCTGCACCCGGTTCTCCAACCAGGTGGCGGGCGACCCGATGATCGAGCTGATCGAGCGCGGCGCGCTCCAGCAGGTCGGCACCGGCGAGGGCGACCCGTTCGAGTCGTACTTCTCCGGCAACACCATCCAGATCTGCCCCGTCGGTGCGCTGACCTCGGCGGCGTACCGGTTCCGCTCCCGCCCCTTCGACCTGGTGTCGTCGCCCTCGGTGTGCGAGCACTGCGCCGGCGGCTGCGCCACCCGCACCGACCACCGGCGCGGCAAGGTCATGCGGCGCCTGGCCTCCAACGACCCCGAGGTCAACGAGGAATGGCTCTGCGACAAGGGCCGCTTCGGCTTCCGCTACGCGCAGCAGCGCGACCGGCTCACCACCCCGCTGGTGCGGGGCGAGTCCGGTGAGCTGGAGCCGGCGAGCTGGCCCGAGGCGCTGGCCGCGGCGGCCGCCGGACTCTCCGCCGCGCGCGGCAGGACCGGCGTCCTCACGGGCGGCCGGCTGACCGTCGAGGACGCGTACGCGTACAGCAAGTTCGCCCGGATCGCGCTGGACACCAACGACATCGACTTCCGGGCCCGGGTGCACAGCGGCGAGGAGGCCGACTTCCTGGCCGCCCGCGTCGCCGGGCGCGGCCGGGACCTGGACGGCAGAGGGGTCACGTACACCTCGCTGGAGAAGGCCCCGGCGGTGCTGCTGGTCGGCTTCGAGTCCGAGGAGGAGGCGCCCGGCGTCTTCCTGCGGCTGCGCAAGGCGAACCGCAAGAGCGGACAGCGCACCTACGCCGTCGCCTCGCACGCCACCCGCGGTCTGACGAAGGCGGGCGGCACGCTGCTGCCGGCCGCCCCCGGCACCGAGACGGAGTGGCTGGACGCCATCGCGGGCGGTGTCGGCCTGGACGGCGACGGAGCCGCCGCGGCCGAGGCGCTGCGCGGTGCGGGCGCCCTGATCGTGGTGGGTGAGCGGCTGGCCGGAGTGCCCGGCGGGCTGACCGCCGCGGTGCGGGCGGCGACCGCGACCGGGGCCACCCTGGTGTGGATCCCGCGCCGGGCCGGCGAGCGCGGTGCGGTGGAGGCGGGCGCGCTCCCGTCGCTGCTGCCCGGCGGCCGCCAGGCCACCGACCCGCGGGCCCGGGACGAGGTGGCGGCCGTCTGGGGCGTCGCCGAACTCCCGTCCCGCTTCGGCCGCGACACCGGCCAGATCGTCGAGGCCGCGGCCACCGGCGAACTGGGCGCGCTGCTCGTCGCCGGTGTCGAGACGGACGACCTGCCCGATCCGGCCCGGGCCCTGGAGGCCCTGGACCAGGTCGGGTTCCTGGTCTCGCTGGAGCTCCGCCCCAGCGAGGTCACCGACCGGGCCGACGTGGTCTTCCCGGTCGCCGCGGTCGCCGAGAAGTCCGGCACCTTCCTCAACTGGGAGGGCAGGGCGCGGATGTTCGAGGCCGCGCTGAAGCCCGAGCAGATGACGCGGAACCTCGCCCCGGGCGACGCCCGGGTGCTGCACATGCTGGCCGACGCGCTGGACGTCCACTTCGCGCTGCCGGACCTGAAGTCCGTGCGCCGCGAACTGGACCGGCTCGGCGGCTCGCAGGGCACGCACGCGGACGACCCGCGCGTCTCGGCGCAGCCGCTGCCCCGGCCCGGCGACGGCGAGGCGGTCCTCGCGGGCCACCGGATGCTGCTCGACCTCGGCCGGCTCCAGGAGGGCGACGAGGCGCTGGCCGGGACCCGGCACGCCGCGGTCGCCCGGCTCTCCGCCGACACCGCCGCCGAGACCGGCGTCAAGGACGGCGACGTGCTGTCCGTATCCGGCCCGGCGGGCAGCGTGCAACTGCCGCTTCAGGTCACCGAGATGCCGGACCGGGTGGTCTGGGTGCCGCTGAACTCCGTCGGGCGGGGTGTCCCCGCGGGCACCGGTGTCCAGCCCGGCGGCCTGGTCCGGATCGGCCCCGCCGCACCCGGTACTCCCGACGTCACACCGGAGGTGGGGGCGTGA
- the nuoN gene encoding NADH-quinone oxidoreductase subunit NuoN, translating into MSATAVHSLWTMAGGVTSAAPDEKFKAPVIEYTQLTPVLIVIGVAVLGVLVEAFVPRRARYYTQVFLTVAALVAAFAAVIGLAAAGYGTTKAHIAAMGAIAVDGPALFLQGTILLTSLVAVFTFAERRLDPESHGNRVDSFAAQAASVPGSDSEKAAVKAGFTTTEVFPLVLFSVAGMLVFPAANDLLTLFVALEVFSLPLYLLCALARRKRLLSQEAAVKYFLLGAFSSAFLLFGIALLYGYAGSVSYAQIATVVDGSIQQIDPALADTMGNDALLLIGGAMILTGLLFKVGAVPFHMWTPDVYQGAPTPLTGFMAAATKVAAFGALLRLLYVVLPGLTWDLRPVMWGIAIVTMVGGAVVAITQTDIKRLLAYSSIAHAGFILAGVIAATPQGISSVLFYLATYSFVTVGAFAVVTLVRDAGGEATHLSKWAGLGRRSPLVAAVFAVFLLAFAGIPLTSGFSGKFAVFKAAAEGGAGGLVVVGVISSAIAAFFYIRVIVLMFFSEPKADGPTVAVPSPLTMTTIAVGVAVTLVLGLAPQYFLDLASQAGVFVR; encoded by the coding sequence GTGAGCGCAACAGCTGTCCACAGCCTGTGGACAATGGCGGGCGGGGTGACATCGGCCGCCCCGGACGAGAAGTTCAAGGCCCCGGTCATCGAGTACACCCAGCTGACCCCGGTCCTGATCGTGATCGGAGTCGCCGTCCTGGGCGTGCTCGTCGAGGCCTTCGTGCCGCGCCGGGCCCGCTACTACACGCAGGTCTTCCTGACCGTCGCCGCCCTGGTCGCCGCGTTCGCCGCGGTGATCGGCCTGGCGGCCGCCGGATACGGTACGACAAAGGCACACATCGCCGCGATGGGCGCCATCGCCGTCGACGGACCCGCCCTGTTCCTCCAGGGCACCATCCTGCTGACGTCACTGGTCGCCGTCTTCACCTTCGCCGAGCGGCGGCTCGACCCCGAGTCGCACGGCAACCGGGTCGACTCCTTCGCGGCCCAGGCCGCTTCGGTGCCCGGCAGCGACAGCGAGAAGGCCGCCGTCAAGGCCGGGTTCACCACCACCGAGGTCTTCCCGCTGGTCCTGTTCTCGGTGGCCGGCATGCTGGTCTTCCCGGCGGCCAACGATCTGCTGACGCTCTTCGTGGCCCTGGAAGTCTTCTCGCTCCCGCTCTACCTCCTGTGCGCCCTCGCCCGCCGCAAGCGGCTGTTGTCGCAGGAGGCCGCGGTGAAGTACTTCCTGCTCGGCGCCTTCTCCTCGGCGTTCCTGCTCTTCGGGATCGCCCTCCTCTACGGCTACGCGGGCTCCGTCTCGTACGCGCAGATCGCCACCGTCGTCGACGGCTCGATCCAGCAGATCGACCCCGCGCTCGCCGACACCATGGGCAACGACGCACTGCTGCTCATCGGCGGCGCGATGATCCTGACCGGCCTGCTCTTCAAGGTCGGCGCCGTCCCGTTCCACATGTGGACCCCGGACGTCTACCAGGGCGCCCCGACCCCGCTCACCGGCTTCATGGCCGCGGCCACGAAGGTCGCCGCGTTCGGCGCGCTGCTGCGCCTGCTGTACGTGGTGCTGCCGGGCCTCACCTGGGACCTGCGCCCGGTCATGTGGGGCATCGCGATCGTCACGATGGTGGGCGGCGCGGTCGTCGCCATCACCCAGACCGACATCAAGCGGCTGCTGGCCTACTCCTCGATCGCGCACGCCGGATTCATCCTCGCCGGTGTCATCGCGGCCACCCCGCAGGGCATCTCCTCGGTCCTCTTCTACCTGGCCACGTACTCCTTCGTGACGGTCGGCGCCTTCGCCGTCGTCACCCTGGTGCGGGACGCGGGCGGCGAGGCGACGCACCTGTCGAAGTGGGCCGGACTCGGCCGGCGCTCCCCGCTGGTCGCCGCGGTCTTCGCGGTGTTCCTGCTGGCGTTCGCCGGTATCCCGCTCACCTCGGGCTTCTCCGGGAAGTTCGCGGTGTTCAAGGCCGCGGCCGAGGGCGGCGCGGGCGGACTGGTCGTCGTCGGTGTGATCTCCTCGGCGATCGCGGCGTTCTTCTACATCCGGGTCATCGTGCTGATGTTCTTCAGCGAGCCGAAGGCGGACGGCCCCACGGTCGCCGTCCCGTCCCCGCTGACGATGACCACGATCGCGGTCGGAGTCGCGGTCACCCTGGTGCTGGGCCTGGCCCCGCAGTACTTCCTGGACCTGGCGAGCCAGGCCGGAGTCTTCGTGAGGTAG
- the nuoL gene encoding NADH-quinone oxidoreductase subunit L, with product MENLIALLVAAPLLGAVVLLCGGRRLDRAGHWLGTLLAAASFVVAVVLFTDMLGKGAEDRALHQKLFSWIPVEGFQADVAFQLDQLSMTFVLLITGVGTLIHIYSIGYMEHDERRRRFFGYLNLFLAAMLILVIADNYLLLYVGWEGVGLASYLLIGFWQHKPSAATAAKKAFLVNRVGDMGLSIAIMLMFTTFGTFAFAPVLDAAEGGQTSEGKLTAIGLMLLLAACGKSAQVPLQSWLGDAMEGPTPVSALIHAATMVTAGVYLIVRSGAIFNGAPDAQLVVVIVGAVTLIFGAIVGCAKDDIKKALAGSTMSQIGYMILAAGLGPIGYVFAIMHLVTHGFFKAGLFLGAGSVMHGMNDEVDMRKFGGLRKYMPVTFITFGLGYLAIIGFPGLSGFFSKDKIIEAAFAKGGTEGWILGAVTLLGAAITAFYMTRVMLLTFFGEKRWVPDADGHEPHPHESPKSMTIPMIVLAFGSVFAGGFFSIGDRFLHWLEPVTGHDHGDAPVGATTVTAATMVVLVIGVAIAWAMYGRRPVPAVAPRGSLLTRAARRDLLQDDFNHVVLVRGGEHLTRSLVYVDHTLVDGVVNGTAASMGGLSGRLRKLQNGYARSYAVSMFGGTAVVIAATLLMRAV from the coding sequence GTGGAGAACCTGATTGCGCTGCTCGTCGCGGCGCCCCTGCTCGGAGCGGTGGTGCTGCTCTGCGGCGGCCGCCGGCTCGACCGCGCGGGCCACTGGCTCGGCACCCTGCTCGCCGCCGCCTCGTTCGTCGTCGCCGTGGTGCTCTTCACCGACATGCTCGGGAAGGGCGCCGAGGACCGCGCGCTGCACCAGAAGCTGTTCAGCTGGATTCCGGTCGAGGGCTTCCAGGCCGATGTGGCCTTCCAGCTCGACCAGCTGTCGATGACCTTCGTCCTGCTGATCACCGGTGTGGGCACGCTGATCCACATCTACTCGATCGGCTACATGGAGCACGACGAGCGCCGGCGCCGCTTCTTCGGCTATCTGAACCTGTTCCTCGCCGCGATGCTGATCCTGGTCATCGCCGACAACTACCTGCTGCTGTACGTCGGGTGGGAGGGCGTCGGTCTGGCGTCGTACCTGCTGATCGGCTTCTGGCAGCACAAGCCCAGCGCGGCGACTGCCGCGAAGAAGGCCTTCCTGGTCAACCGGGTCGGTGACATGGGCCTGTCGATCGCGATCATGCTGATGTTCACCACCTTCGGCACGTTCGCCTTCGCCCCCGTCCTGGATGCCGCCGAGGGCGGTCAGACGAGCGAGGGCAAGCTGACGGCGATCGGCCTGATGCTGCTGCTCGCCGCCTGCGGCAAGTCGGCCCAGGTGCCGCTGCAGTCCTGGCTCGGTGACGCGATGGAGGGCCCGACCCCGGTCTCGGCCCTGATCCACGCGGCCACCATGGTCACCGCCGGTGTCTACCTCATCGTCCGCTCCGGCGCGATCTTCAACGGTGCACCGGACGCCCAGCTGGTCGTCGTCATCGTCGGAGCGGTCACGCTGATCTTCGGGGCGATCGTCGGTTGCGCGAAGGACGACATCAAGAAGGCCCTCGCCGGCTCGACGATGTCGCAGATCGGCTACATGATCCTGGCCGCCGGGCTCGGCCCCATCGGCTACGTCTTCGCGATCATGCACCTGGTGACGCACGGCTTCTTCAAGGCCGGGCTCTTCCTCGGCGCCGGTTCGGTCATGCACGGCATGAACGACGAGGTCGACATGCGGAAGTTCGGCGGCCTGCGGAAGTACATGCCGGTCACGTTCATCACCTTCGGACTCGGCTACCTCGCGATCATCGGCTTCCCCGGTCTGTCCGGCTTCTTCTCCAAGGACAAGATCATCGAGGCCGCGTTCGCCAAGGGCGGCACCGAGGGCTGGATCCTCGGCGCGGTCACCCTGCTGGGCGCCGCGATCACCGCGTTCTACATGACGCGCGTGATGCTGCTGACGTTCTTCGGCGAGAAGCGCTGGGTCCCGGACGCCGACGGCCACGAGCCGCACCCGCACGAGTCCCCGAAGTCCATGACCATCCCCATGATCGTCCTGGCGTTCGGTTCGGTCTTCGCCGGAGGCTTCTTCTCCATCGGCGACCGCTTCCTGCACTGGCTGGAGCCCGTCACCGGCCACGACCACGGGGACGCCCCGGTCGGCGCGACCACCGTCACCGCCGCCACCATGGTGGTGCTCGTCATCGGTGTCGCCATCGCCTGGGCGATGTACGGCCGCCGGCCGGTGCCCGCGGTCGCCCCGCGCGGCTCGCTGCTCACCCGGGCGGCCCGCCGCGACCTCCTCCAGGACGACTTCAACCACGTGGTCCTGGTCCGCGGCGGCGAACACCTCACCCGCTCCCTGGTCTACGTCGACCACACCCTGGTCGACGGCGTCGTCAACGGCACGGCCGCGTCCATGGGCGGGCTCTCCGGCCGGCTGCGCAAACTGCAGAACGGCTACGCCCGCTCCTACGCGGTCTCGATGTTCGGCGGTACGGCGGTCGTCATCGCCGCGACCCTGCTGATGAGGGCGGTCTGA
- a CDS encoding NADH-quinone oxidoreductase subunit M, with the protein MSFPLLTATAALPAIGAIATAAVPAARRTAAKWLALAFSLGTLVLAGIALVRFEPGGSRYQLTESHAWIKDFGVRYELGVDGIGLALMALTALLIPFVILAGWHDADPLETNSSRWRPTQGFFALILMVEAMVVLSFVATDVFLFYILFEAMLIPMYFLIGGFGDRAHSGSDENAAAQRSYAAVKFLLYNLVGGLIMLAAVIGLYVVAGTFSLSEIAEARANGSLTMATGTERWLFLGFFFAFAVKAPLWPLHTWLPNAMGEATTPVAVLITAVVDKVGTFAMLRFCLQLFPEASKWATPVVLVLALISIVYGALLAVGQRDIKRLIAYASISHFGFIILGIFAMTSQGQSGATLYMVNHGISTAALMLVAGFLITRRGSRLIADYGGVQKVAPVLAGTFLIGGLATLSLPGLAPFVSEFLVLVGAFAAYPAVGIIATTGIVLAAIYVLVLYQRTMTGPVKAEVQGMADLKVRELVVVVPLIALLIFLGVYPKPLTEIVNPAVQHTMSDVQKKDPQPEVEAAK; encoded by the coding sequence ATGTCCTTTCCTCTCCTGACAGCGACGGCGGCGCTCCCGGCGATCGGCGCGATCGCCACCGCCGCCGTCCCGGCCGCCCGGCGCACCGCCGCCAAGTGGCTGGCGCTGGCCTTCTCGCTGGGCACCCTGGTGCTGGCGGGCATCGCGCTCGTCCGCTTCGAGCCCGGCGGCAGCCGCTACCAGCTCACCGAATCGCACGCCTGGATCAAGGACTTCGGCGTCCGGTACGAACTGGGCGTGGACGGCATCGGGCTGGCGCTCATGGCGCTCACCGCCCTGCTGATCCCCTTCGTCATCCTGGCGGGCTGGCACGACGCGGACCCGCTGGAGACCAACTCCTCTCGCTGGCGCCCCACTCAGGGCTTCTTCGCCCTGATCCTGATGGTCGAAGCGATGGTGGTCCTGTCCTTCGTGGCCACCGACGTCTTCCTCTTCTACATCCTGTTCGAAGCCATGCTCATCCCGATGTACTTCCTCATCGGCGGCTTCGGGGACCGGGCCCACTCGGGGAGCGACGAGAACGCCGCCGCGCAACGTTCGTACGCGGCCGTGAAGTTCCTCCTGTACAACCTGGTCGGCGGCCTCATCATGCTGGCCGCGGTGATCGGGCTGTACGTGGTCGCGGGGACGTTCTCGCTCTCCGAGATCGCCGAGGCCCGGGCCAACGGCTCGCTGACCATGGCGACGGGCACCGAGCGCTGGCTCTTCCTCGGGTTCTTCTTCGCCTTCGCGGTGAAGGCCCCGCTGTGGCCGCTGCACACCTGGCTGCCCAACGCCATGGGCGAGGCGACCACCCCGGTCGCCGTGCTGATCACCGCGGTCGTCGACAAGGTCGGCACCTTCGCGATGCTGCGCTTCTGCCTCCAGCTCTTCCCGGAGGCCAGCAAGTGGGCCACCCCGGTGGTCCTGGTCCTGGCGCTGATCAGCATCGTGTACGGGGCGCTGCTCGCCGTCGGTCAGCGCGACATCAAGCGGCTGATCGCCTACGCGTCGATCTCGCACTTCGGCTTCATCATCCTGGGCATCTTCGCGATGACCAGCCAGGGCCAGTCGGGCGCGACGCTGTACATGGTCAACCACGGCATCTCGACGGCCGCGCTGATGCTGGTGGCGGGCTTCCTGATCACCCGGCGCGGTTCGCGCCTCATCGCCGACTACGGCGGAGTGCAGAAGGTGGCCCCGGTCCTGGCCGGCACCTTCCTGATCGGCGGCCTGGCCACGCTGTCGCTGCCGGGGCTCGCCCCGTTCGTCAGTGAGTTCCTGGTCCTGGTCGGCGCGTTCGCCGCGTATCCGGCGGTCGGCATCATCGCCACCACCGGGATCGTGCTCGCCGCGATCTACGTCCTCGTCCTCTACCAGCGGACGATGACGGGACCGGTCAAGGCCGAGGTCCAGGGCATGGCGGACCTCAAGGTCCGTGAGCTGGTGGTGGTCGTCCCGCTGATCGCACTGCTGATCTTCCTGGGCGTCTACCCGAAGCCGCTGACGGAGATCGTCAACCCGGCGGTGCAGCACACCATGTCCGACGTACAGAAGAAGGACCCCCAGCCCGAGGTGGAGGCCGCCAAGTGA
- the nuoK gene encoding NADH-quinone oxidoreductase subunit NuoK: MNPVNYLYLAALLFTIGAAGVLIRRNAIVVFMCVELMLNACNLAFVTFSRMHGNLDGQIIAFFTMVVAAAEVVVGLAIIVSLFRSRHSASVDDASLMKL; this comes from the coding sequence GTGAATCCGGTCAACTACCTCTATCTCGCCGCTCTGCTGTTCACCATCGGCGCGGCCGGGGTGCTGATCAGGCGGAACGCGATCGTGGTGTTCATGTGCGTGGAGCTGATGCTCAACGCCTGCAACCTCGCGTTCGTCACCTTCTCCCGGATGCACGGCAATCTCGACGGCCAGATCATCGCCTTCTTCACGATGGTCGTCGCCGCCGCGGAGGTCGTGGTCGGGCTCGCGATCATCGTGTCGCTGTTCCGTTCCCGCCACTCGGCCTCGGTCGACGACGCCAGCCTGATGAAGCTGTAG
- a CDS encoding NADH-quinone oxidoreductase subunit J produces the protein MTGLAAAASQTSTGEAFQFWVLGTVAVIGALSTVLMKKAVHSALSLAGTMIILAVFYLANGAYFLGVVQVVVYTGAIMMLFLFVVMLVGVTAADSLKETLKGQRWLAAGCGLGFGVLLIAGIGNASLNSFNGLGTANAEHGGNVEGLASLIFTKYVFAFEITGALLITATVGAMVLTHRERTERAKTQREMSEDRVRGNHLPPLPAPGVYARHNAVDIAGLLPDGTPSELTVMQTLRKRGQMRDVSNESLAGLKALEQRSGERLGRDTAEEEEVAK, from the coding sequence ATGACCGGCCTGGCCGCTGCGGCCTCCCAGACCTCGACCGGTGAGGCCTTCCAGTTCTGGGTGCTGGGCACGGTCGCCGTGATCGGCGCCCTGTCCACCGTGCTGATGAAGAAGGCCGTGCACAGTGCGCTGAGCCTCGCCGGGACCATGATCATCCTGGCGGTGTTCTACCTCGCCAACGGCGCCTACTTCCTCGGCGTCGTCCAGGTCGTCGTCTACACCGGCGCGATCATGATGCTGTTCCTCTTCGTGGTCATGCTCGTCGGTGTCACGGCGGCGGACTCGCTGAAGGAGACCCTCAAGGGCCAGCGCTGGCTGGCTGCCGGCTGCGGGCTCGGCTTCGGCGTCCTCCTGATCGCCGGTATCGGCAACGCCTCGCTGAACAGCTTCAACGGACTCGGCACGGCCAACGCGGAGCACGGCGGAAACGTGGAGGGGCTCGCCAGCCTCATCTTCACCAAGTACGTCTTCGCCTTCGAGATCACCGGCGCACTGCTGATCACCGCCACGGTCGGCGCGATGGTGTTGACGCACCGCGAGCGCACCGAACGGGCCAAGACCCAGCGGGAGATGTCCGAGGACCGCGTGCGCGGGAACCACCTGCCGCCGCTGCCCGCACCCGGCGTCTACGCCCGGCACAACGCCGTGGACATCGCCGGACTGCTCCCCGACGGCACCCCGTCCGAACTCACCGTCATGCAGACGCTGCGCAAGCGCGGCCAGATGCGCGATGTGTCCAACGAGTCGCTGGCCGGCCTCAAGGCACTGGAGCAGCGCTCCGGTGAGCGGCTCGGCCGGGACACCGCAGAAGAAGAGGAGGTCGCCAAGTGA